Within the Sulfitobacter sp. JL08 genome, the region CTGCGCAAAGAGTTGGTGCACGTTGACAAAGCGCCACTGGCCCGGATGCGCGATGCTTGGGCGCCATTCCAGGCCACCTGAACCCGGCGCAGGCGGCCCTGTTAGGCCGCAATCCCATGGCTGCCCTGCCGAATTCGATCGCTGTTTGTGAAAAAGCGGAAAAGCGCCGGGATCAATCTTTTGACGCATCGCGCCCGCGATTTAGGTTTCACCTAAGGCGAACTGTTCGGTTTTTCCCAGCCGGTTAAACCCCAGATTGTCCGTTTTGGTTTTTGTAGTTAGATTTTGAAACAACTTTCTCACTCTTCTGACGCCGGGGATTTATTCTGATGCTTCGATTTATGGCCATTGTCACCGTTTTCACCTTCAGCATGATTGCCTCTCTGGCCGCTGCGTCGCAATTGCCGAACCCTGCGGCGGTCTATTGTATCGAACAGGGCGGAACCTATTCCACCGAGGAGGGCACCGATGGGCAGCGCGGGCTTTGCACCCTTGCAGACGGAAGCGTGGTTGATGCGTGGGAGTATTTCCGCCAGCAGCACGCCCAGAACCAGACAGGCGGCAGCACGCAACTGGCAAACCCCGCCGCGACATATTGCGTTGCGCAGGGTGGAACCTATGCCATCGAACGCGAGGCGGATGGCGACCGTGGCTATTGCACCCTTGCGGACGGGCGCGTGATCGATGCATGGGAGTATTTCCGCCAGCAGCACAGTGCGGCCCCGCAGCAAGATACCGGCCTCGTGGTGGCCGACCGTATCTGGACGGGTGGTCCGATCCTGACCATGGTCGATGACGCGATGCGCGCCGAGGCACTGGCCGAAAAGGATGGTCTTATTCTGGGCGTCGGAACCGCAGATGATATCATGGCGTTCAAAGGGCCCGAGACACAAATGATCGATCTGGCTGGTCGCACGATGATCCCCGGATTTGTCGACGCCCATGGCCATGTCTTCATGATCGGTATTCAGGCGTTGTCGGCCAATCTGCTACCGGCACCTGATGGTTCGGTCAACGACATCCCCACATTGCAGCAGGTGCTGCGCGACTTTGCCGAGGCCCAGCCCGAGCGTGTCGGGGCGGCGGGCCTGATCCTGGGCTTTGGCTATGACGATGCCCAGCTAGCCGAACAGCGGCACCCGACCCGTGACGAACTGGATGCCGTTTCGACGGAAATCCCGGTTTATGCGGTGCATCAGTCGGGCCATCTGGGGGTTGCGAATTCCAAGGCGCTGGAACTGGCGGGGATCACAGCCGATACGCCGGATCCTGCGGGCGGGGTGATCCGGCGGCGCGATGGCAGTACGGAGCCCAGCGGTGTTCTGGAAGAAAACGCAGCGAATATGGTGATCGGCGGGCTGCTTGGCGGCCTTGACGAAAATGCCAACCGCGCGATTTTCCGCGCCGGAACGGAACTGATTGCAAGCTTTGGCTATACCACCGCGCAAGAGGGGCGATCTATCCCCGCCGTTGTGCGGCTAATGCAGGCCGTTGCCACCGAAGAAGGTCTTGATATCGATGTAGTGACCTATCCCGACGTGCTGGTGAACCGCGATTTCATTGTGGAAAACCAGTCGCGCGACTATAAGGACAGGTTCCGCGTGGGGGGCGCCAAACTGACCATCGACGGATCGCCTCAGGGCTTTACCGCCTTGCGGGACCGCCCCTATTTCAAACCGCCCGAAGGGCTGCGCTCGGATTACAAGGGCTACAGCGCGGCAACGGGCGATCAGGTATTTGACGCGATCGACTGGGCCTTTGCCAACGATGTGCAAATTCTGACCCATGCCAATGGCGAAGGTGCGTCAGACATCCTGATTGGCGCGATCGAAACTGCAACCCAGACGCACGGGCAGGCCGACCGCCGCCCGGTTCTGATCCATGGCCAGTTTCTGCGCGAGGATCAGGTAGATGCCTACAACCGTCTGGATGTGTTCCCGTCGTTGTTTCCGATGCACACCTTTTACTGGGGCGACTGGCACCGCGACCGCACGGTTGGTCCTGCGGCTGCCGATAACATTTCGCCCACCGGATGGGTGCGTGATCGCGGTATGATGTTTTCAAGCCATCACGATGCGCCGGTGGCGTTTCCCGATTCAATGCGGATTCTGGATGCCACCGTGACACGCCGGTCGCGCTCGAACGATATTATTGGCCCGGCGCAGCGGGTTGATGTTCTGACGGGTTTGAAATCGCTGACGATCTGGCCCGCCTACCAGCATTTCGAAGAAGATCGCAAAGGCTCCCTTGCAGCTGGCAAGCTGGCCGATCTGGTCATCCTGTCGGATGACCCCACCGCCATCGACCCCGAAACGATTGACGGCATAACCGTGCTGGAAACGATCAAGGAAGGCGAAACGATCTATCAGGCGGAAACGCGTGAAGGCCGCATGCACTATCGCCCGCGCCAGGACGGCAGCGATCCTTACGCCGATTTCCTGCGGGTCTTTGCCGTTTCGCACGAAATGCAGGGATCACCGCATTCCTTCAGCCAGATGCGTCCGTCAGTTTTGGCCCGTGCGCCACATTCGGGGGCTTGCGTGGCACGCACATTGGGCAACATAATTGCCGCTTCCATCGTCGCGTCCGACAGCATCGCGAACGAACCTGCGTTGAGATAAGCCAAAGAATGCGCCTAATCGGCAGACAGACTGCGAACACCCTGCGCATGTAAATGCGTATCGCGGGTACGCTGCTGCGCCTTTGTAAGATCTGAACAGCAACCATTTGAACCGGACGGACGTGCTTTCAGGCCTGATTTGACCGTTGTGTTACTGTAGACATCACAGGTACCACTCCGTTTGCCTGTACTGGCAGATGCCGGGGCCAACGCGAACCACCCCAAAGGTCTGATATGCTATCTGTTCTTGCCGACCGTACCTACCGCCACCTGTTTCTGGCGCAGATCGTCGCGCTGCTGGGTACCGGGCTTGCCACTGTCGCACTTGGGCTCTTGGCCTATGATCTTTCGGGCGACCGGGCCGGTCTGGTTCTGGGGACGGTCTTTACAATCAAGATGGTCGCTTATGTTGGTATCGCGCCCGTCGCCGGGGCTTTTGCAAACCGCTGGCCGCGCCGCTCCATGCTTGTCAGCCTTGATCTGGTTCGCGCAGTTGTCGCGCTTTGCCTGCCGTTTGTTACGCAGGTGTGGCAGGTCTATGTGCTGATATTTGTGCTGCAATCCGCCTCTGCCGCCTTCACGCCCACATTTCAGGCGACGATCCCTGATATCCTGCTGCAAGAAGACCGCTATACCCGCGCCTTGTCCCTGTCGCGACTTGCCTATGATCTTGAAAACATCATCAGTCCGACGCTGGCGGCGATCGTGCTGGTTTTTGTCAGCTATCAGGCGTTGTTTTTCGGAACGGTGATCGGGTTTGTCGGTTCGGCCCTGCTGGTGGTTTCGGTGCTTCTGCCGAGCCCGCAGGAAACAACGCGGCGCGGCATTTATGACCGCACAACGCGGGGCATGCGCATCTATCTGGCCACGCCGCGGCTGCGCGGTTTGCTGTCGCTGAACCTTGCCGCAGCGGCGGCGGGCGCGATGGTGCTGGTCAATACCGTTGTGCTGGTATGCTCTGATCTGGGTTTTGACGACACTCGGGTTGCCATTGCACTTGCCGCATTTGGCAGTGGCTCCATGCTTGCCGCCCTTGTGTTGCCAAGGCTGCTGGATCATCGACCGGACCGGCCGGTGATGATCGGCGGTGCCGCCGTGCTGGTTGTCATCCTGCTGGGTCTGGCCTTGATGACGGTGATCAATGGCGTTGGCTGGACTGTGCTGTTGGCGGGATGGTTGGTGATCGGGGTGGGGTATTCAACCATCCTCACGCCGTCGGGACGACTGCTTAAACGCTCGGCCCATCCCGAGGACAGGCCCGCAGTCTATGCTGCCCAGTTCGCGTTGTCGCATGCCTGCTGGCTCGTGACCTATCCGCTGGCCGGTTGGCTGATGACCGTTGCCGGGGCCGCCACCGCCTTTGTCACGCTTGCCGTTCTGGCGGCGATCGGTCTGGCCGGGGCGTTGGTGTTCTGGCCAAAGCGCGAAGCTGAGGTTCTGCAGCACACCCACGAAAATCTGGCGGACGATCATCCGCATGTGCGGCATGGCCGATCGCACGCGCATCCCTACATCATTGATGATCATCACCCGCACTGGCCACCTGTGACCAAAGCCGGATATCCCAACACTGGGGATGAATAGGCGCCCATTTGCTGTTCGGGTGACAGCGATGCCCGGAACGACAGCCGACCATCGGTTGAGCCGTTAGCAATACCCTTCGACGCCGTGCCATTGATCAGGCGAATACCGGTCGCCATGCGCCCATCCGGCCGGAAGAACCTGCTCGATCATGGTCATGATATCTTCTGTCATCGGGAATGAACTGCCCGCGACACAGTCTTTCAGGTGATCTGCGCTGCGCGTTCCCGGAATGGGAACAAGGTGATCACCGCGAGCCAGACACCACGCGATTGCCAGCGCGATCGGGCTTGTATCAAGATCGCGGGCCAGTGCCTTGAACCCTTCGATTTTTTTGACGTTGTAGCTGAAATTGGGTTCGGTGAAACGTGGTGTTCCGGTTCTGAAATGACCCTTTTCAAAGGTCGCCGGGTCAGGCGGAACTGGCGCAAACATGCCCCGCCCCAGCGGCGAGAACGGGACAAATGCAACGCCAAGTTCCTTGCATGCCCTTATCATCCCGAGGTCGGGCTGACGCGTCCAAAGGGAATATTCGCTTTGCACGGCATCCACAGGACCGACAGCAACAGCCCTTTGCAGGGTCGCTGGTGAAATCTCGGAAAAACCGATCCCGCCGATCTTGCCTTCTGCCTTGAACCGCAGAAGCGTTTGCATCAGGTCTTCGATCTGCACGTTCTGGTCGCGACGGTGAATGTAGAAAAGATCGACACGCTCCAGCCCCAGCCGCGATAATGACAGTTCAAGCTCGGTGCGCAGGTAATCCGCAGTATTGTCGAACCCGCGTTTGCCCGTCTCAGGATCGCGCCGGATCCCGGCCTTGGTCGCGATGGTGAAACAACCGCTGTCGCCCTTCAGGAACGAACCGATGATCGTTTCGGAAACGCCCATCCCGTAAACGTTTGCCGTGTCCAGAAAATCAACCCCAAGGTCCAGCGCCGCCGAAAGGGTATTGTGCGCTTCGGCTTGCGTGGTCGGGCCGTAAGAGCCACCAAAGCTCCAGCATCCCAAACCGACTTCTGATACCTTTTTCCCGTCCTGGCGAATTTGTCGTGACTTCATGGTGATCCTCAAAAAGTATTGAATAACGTGCTGGCTGTCCGTCCGGCAGCCTTTGACCGCCGCGTGACAGAGTCAACAGATACTGACGTGTTTGTTGAATGGTGTTACGGTCTTTATGCGCATCAGATGTGAGGATTTCTGCATCTTGTGGGTGCATCCGGACGAAAGGGGATGAAACAGTGAACAAAGAAGACGCAAAAATCGAAGGTCGCCTTCACGGAGAACAGATTGAACCGCAGACGCCTGACAGCATGCTGATGCGGCTTATCTACATGTTGCTGATCGCCGTGATGATCTCGTTCGCGCAAACGGTTCTGGGCCTCGCGACAATTGTTCAGTTTGTCATCATGCTGGTCAGCAACAGGGAACCGAATGCGCGGCTTGCAGAGTTCGGGACCGACCTTGGCATCTGGATTGCAAAAGCGGCACGATATCAAACGGCGGCAAGTCAGGTTAAGCCCTGGCCCTGGACCGAACTGGACTGACGCGATGTGCTGCCATTCTGGTGGCACATGGTTTCGCCAGCCAGATATTACTGACATCCCAGCGCCGGCGGTGGGGCAGCCTGTGCATCTGTGCAATTGGGACCAGCAAAGCTTGAACAACCCCCGGTGATCGTAACCACAGTTTTGAACTGCTGACCCCGGCTGAGTTGCGCCCGCCGGGCGGGGCAGGGTGCGTCGTATCAGGCGAGGGTGGCAAAAGATTTTTCTCGCAGATCGGAACCTTTCATGGGGCTGATGTCTTTATCCTTCATATCTGAGCTGTTCTGCCCGGTTTTCTGTGCAGAAAAATGCGCATTAGAAGGAGCAAAGCGCGATTGCGACCTGTTAAGGAACGTCTGATCAACGCCTTCGGCTTCGCCGCCGTGCCGGCTTGAAGGTAGTTTGGGGCGTCAGACGTCCCATTTCCAGCGATTTTCCCGCTGTTTCGGCCGCCTGAGTGGCGGTTTCGGCGTTTTT harbors:
- a CDS encoding amidohydrolase family protein, which gives rise to MLRFMAIVTVFTFSMIASLAAASQLPNPAAVYCIEQGGTYSTEEGTDGQRGLCTLADGSVVDAWEYFRQQHAQNQTGGSTQLANPAATYCVAQGGTYAIEREADGDRGYCTLADGRVIDAWEYFRQQHSAAPQQDTGLVVADRIWTGGPILTMVDDAMRAEALAEKDGLILGVGTADDIMAFKGPETQMIDLAGRTMIPGFVDAHGHVFMIGIQALSANLLPAPDGSVNDIPTLQQVLRDFAEAQPERVGAAGLILGFGYDDAQLAEQRHPTRDELDAVSTEIPVYAVHQSGHLGVANSKALELAGITADTPDPAGGVIRRRDGSTEPSGVLEENAANMVIGGLLGGLDENANRAIFRAGTELIASFGYTTAQEGRSIPAVVRLMQAVATEEGLDIDVVTYPDVLVNRDFIVENQSRDYKDRFRVGGAKLTIDGSPQGFTALRDRPYFKPPEGLRSDYKGYSAATGDQVFDAIDWAFANDVQILTHANGEGASDILIGAIETATQTHGQADRRPVLIHGQFLREDQVDAYNRLDVFPSLFPMHTFYWGDWHRDRTVGPAAADNISPTGWVRDRGMMFSSHHDAPVAFPDSMRILDATVTRRSRSNDIIGPAQRVDVLTGLKSLTIWPAYQHFEEDRKGSLAAGKLADLVILSDDPTAIDPETIDGITVLETIKEGETIYQAETREGRMHYRPRQDGSDPYADFLRVFAVSHEMQGSPHSFSQMRPSVLARAPHSGACVARTLGNIIAASIVASDSIANEPALR
- a CDS encoding MFS transporter; amino-acid sequence: MLSVLADRTYRHLFLAQIVALLGTGLATVALGLLAYDLSGDRAGLVLGTVFTIKMVAYVGIAPVAGAFANRWPRRSMLVSLDLVRAVVALCLPFVTQVWQVYVLIFVLQSASAAFTPTFQATIPDILLQEDRYTRALSLSRLAYDLENIISPTLAAIVLVFVSYQALFFGTVIGFVGSALLVVSVLLPSPQETTRRGIYDRTTRGMRIYLATPRLRGLLSLNLAAAAAGAMVLVNTVVLVCSDLGFDDTRVAIALAAFGSGSMLAALVLPRLLDHRPDRPVMIGGAAVLVVILLGLALMTVINGVGWTVLLAGWLVIGVGYSTILTPSGRLLKRSAHPEDRPAVYAAQFALSHACWLVTYPLAGWLMTVAGAATAFVTLAVLAAIGLAGALVFWPKREAEVLQHTHENLADDHPHVRHGRSHAHPYIIDDHHPHWPPVTKAGYPNTGDE
- a CDS encoding aldo/keto reductase; the encoded protein is MKSRQIRQDGKKVSEVGLGCWSFGGSYGPTTQAEAHNTLSAALDLGVDFLDTANVYGMGVSETIIGSFLKGDSGCFTIATKAGIRRDPETGKRGFDNTADYLRTELELSLSRLGLERVDLFYIHRRDQNVQIEDLMQTLLRFKAEGKIGGIGFSEISPATLQRAVAVGPVDAVQSEYSLWTRQPDLGMIRACKELGVAFVPFSPLGRGMFAPVPPDPATFEKGHFRTGTPRFTEPNFSYNVKKIEGFKALARDLDTSPIALAIAWCLARGDHLVPIPGTRSADHLKDCVAGSSFPMTEDIMTMIEQVLPAGWAHGDRYSPDQWHGVEGYC
- a CDS encoding DUF4389 domain-containing protein, with translation MNKEDAKIEGRLHGEQIEPQTPDSMLMRLIYMLLIAVMISFAQTVLGLATIVQFVIMLVSNREPNARLAEFGTDLGIWIAKAARYQTAASQVKPWPWTELD